TATTTCAGTCGAACGTCTTTCCAATCGTCCTTTGGTACTCCGACTACTTTTACTTTCTTTCCTATAATAGGATGGATAAGTCGCTCTAATTCTTCAGTTTTATTACTATCGTTGTTTATGAGTTCAGAATGCACCTCATTTTCGAACTGAATGAGCACTTTCGTTTCACTGGCAGTAAGAGGTTCTGAGTCTTTAATGAGTGCACGCAGTGAGTTTTGCCCCTGTGCTTCAACGTTCTGTATAATATTTGCCCATTCTCTTTTAATTTTATTTGTATCTTCATGATTAGCTTTATCGAGTACTTCTTTAATTTTTTCGAAAGAATATGGTTTGTTTCGTGGAATTTTTCTCTCTGGAATCTGTCTCACTGGGGCACCATTTTGAAGTGCCGCTTCAAGTGCATTCACTTTTCTTTTTAACGCTTCAATTTCTCCATTATTAGATGAATGAGATTGGTTGTTTACTCCATTATCTTTCTTCAGAACTTCGATCATTTTAACAATGACCACTTCAAGATGAACAGACACATTGACACTAAAACGCATCATGACCATCGCATCATTTAAAATATCAATCATTTGATAAAGTTTCGAATCATCCACTGTGTTTAGTGCGTATTTGTCATCATCATATAGTATCGTATCTCTTAAATAATAGACGAGTTCATGGACAAGACGAATCGGATCTTTACCCTCATCTATAAATTGATGATATTTCATAAACGCTTCTCTAGTTTCGAGATTTAAAATGAGTTGCATAAATTCATTTAACTCATCAAATTTAATACCACCAGTAATCATTACTGCGTCATCTAATGTAACTTTATTACCACTATATGCAATCACTTGGTCGAGAATCGATAACGAATCTCGCATTCCACCTTCAGCTGAACGAGCGATATAAGCGAGAGCATCTTCTTCGTACTCTACATTTTCAGCATCAGAGACATACTTTAACCGTTCAATAATCTCTTCAGTTTCTATCGCTTTAAAATCAAAACGTTGCGTTCTAGAAATAATCGTCGCTGGGATTTTATGCGGTTCAGTCGTTGCAAGGATAAAAATCGCATGATTCGGTGGCTCTTCGAGCGTCTTTAAAAGCGCGTTAAAAGCACCTGTCGTTAACATATGAACTTCATCTATAATATACACTTTGTATTTCGCTTCGTTCGGTGCATATTTTACCTTCTCACGAATATTACGAATCTCGTCTACACCATTATTAGATGCTGCGTCGATTTCAATGACGTCGTTCGAGCTACCTTCTGTAATACTTTTACAAATCGCACAATCATTACACGGTTCTCCACCGTGATTGTTCGGACAATTCACTGCCTTAGCAAAAATTTTAGCAATCGACGTTTTACCCGTCCCACGTGGACCATTAAAAAGATACGCATGAGATTCTTTGTTACGTTCGATCGCATTTTTTAACGTTTGCGTTATGTGCTTTTGACCGACTACATCGCCAAAACTTTGCGGTCTAAACGCACGATATAGTGCTTGATATCCCAAATTTCCGCACCTACTTCTTTAACAAATATTACTCTAATTATACCATACGTCGACTCAGAATTTTTACTGATTAAGAACAACAAAAAAGCAGAACTCAAGGAATTCCCTCAGTTCTGCTTTCTTATAATAAAAAACCGTGCACCACTTTGTCGAATATCAAACACAAGCGTTACTCACGCATTCGACTCAACCTCGGCTGCCCTACGGCACATAGAATGGGCCACTTAATGCTGCTTCCTTCCGGACCTGACATGGTTCATGACGTTCTATTGCATAGGACCGAAGTCTCAACATCGACGTACGTGAGGCAGACCTCACATCTGATTCCTCGAAAGTGGGATTCGGTCTTGCTAGAGCGGATTGCAAGTACAGGGCACCGCTAATTCCCCACTTAGCACGGTAAAATTAATATTAGCAAAAAATAATATCATTGACAACCGTTATTTCTTTTTACGAAGGAAAAGCGCCACTAAGCCTGCGAGCGTTAATAACACAACACCTACAACCGCAAAGATAAGTGCCTTTGAAGCCTCTTTAATTTGAGGATCATTCTTTTGAATTTCTTCCTCTACAACTTCACTCTCGTCTGCGCTGTCATCTTTAATATCGATATCAATATTTACTTTGTTTTTATTTTCAATTTCAACATCGACAGACTCATTTACCGCTTTTCCATTCACTTCTACAACTTTTACAGTATGCGTCCCTGGTTGAAGTTCTTGAGCGACATAGCGCCCATTAGGATCCGTTTCAATCACTCTGTTACCCACTTCAACTTTCGCCTGAACAGGTTTGTCATTTAGTGTCACTCGTCCGCTAATCGAATAGCTCTCTTGATTGACAGCGACGACAACCGATTCCCTAGACGCCCCTTGTTGAACAGGCGTCTCTACTGGCGGAGTAACCTCTTGTTGTGGTTGTTGATTTTGTCCATCATTCGGATTTTGATTCCCATCAGTTCCAGGTGTTTGAAACGAGTCTCCTGGATTATTGTTTCCGTCATAATTCCCTGGATTATTTCCTGGATTATTGTTCTCATCATAATTTCCCGGGTGATTATTTTCATTGTAATCTCCCGGATTTTGATTGTTTAAGTTTCCGTCATTTTCATCTGCATAGGCAGGTGTTGAAATGAGTAACCCACCTAGAAGTATCGCAATCGATTTTTTCATTGTAATTCTCCTTCAACACTTCTTTTCGTATTCGTTTATTAACAACATTATAACATGAATAAGCGTTTGTCCGATGGTTATTTCATTTATCCTGCTCTTGATTGTCTCTTTAATGTTGAATAATATAAATAATGAATAAACAATAAAGGATGAAATATATGAGCGAACTTAAAACGAAAGGCTATAAGCGCTACGATTATATGAAAGAACTATATTATGAAGGCATTG
Above is a genomic segment from Nosocomiicoccus massiliensis containing:
- the dnaX gene encoding DNA polymerase III subunit gamma/tau, with the translated sequence MGYQALYRAFRPQSFGDVVGQKHITQTLKNAIERNKESHAYLFNGPRGTGKTSIAKIFAKAVNCPNNHGGEPCNDCAICKSITEGSSNDVIEIDAASNNGVDEIRNIREKVKYAPNEAKYKVYIIDEVHMLTTGAFNALLKTLEEPPNHAIFILATTEPHKIPATIISRTQRFDFKAIETEEIIERLKYVSDAENVEYEEDALAYIARSAEGGMRDSLSILDQVIAYSGNKVTLDDAVMITGGIKFDELNEFMQLILNLETREAFMKYHQFIDEGKDPIRLVHELVYYLRDTILYDDDKYALNTVDDSKLYQMIDILNDAMVMMRFSVNVSVHLEVVIVKMIEVLKKDNGVNNQSHSSNNGEIEALKRKVNALEAALQNGAPVRQIPERKIPRNKPYSFEKIKEVLDKANHEDTNKIKREWANIIQNVEAQGQNSLRALIKDSEPLTASETKVLIQFENEVHSELINNDSNKTEELERLIHPIIGKKVKVVGVPKDDWKDVRLKYVNNFKESRKEAMKEDKSSDKAKELFDSSIVEIKGQSD
- a CDS encoding carboxypeptidase-like regulatory domain-containing protein, with translation MKKSIAILLGGLLISTPAYADENDGNLNNQNPGDYNENNHPGNYDENNNPGNNPGNYDGNNNPGDSFQTPGTDGNQNPNDGQNQQPQQEVTPPVETPVQQGASRESVVVAVNQESYSISGRVTLNDKPVQAKVEVGNRVIETDPNGRYVAQELQPGTHTVKVVEVNGKAVNESVDVEIENKNKVNIDIDIKDDSADESEVVEEEIQKNDPQIKEASKALIFAVVGVVLLTLAGLVALFLRKKK